One window of Lytechinus variegatus isolate NC3 chromosome 2, Lvar_3.0, whole genome shotgun sequence genomic DNA carries:
- the LOC121407715 gene encoding PSME3-interacting protein-like — MASSNVKTFVSEKELSEQRQRRQEEWDKVRTADQPEECPEEEYDPRSLFEKLQEQKDKKQSEYEEQFKFKNMIRGVDDEESKFLNEVAERQMKVQAQRMSEEKQIINEYKELVVNSTVPVTSREASQSGERKVQTGNKRSQASLLAGAVKRKRPPSTDESKSPEGSAATSSKNNGSSKATGTSSSDDSSNDQSSKDSTGEVQGVQCIAVLPGIGSYSNSSEDSDSDSSDSEGVELMKTVFHKGTSRHKCDSK; from the exons ATGGCAAGTTCAAATGTCAAAACATTTGTTTCTGAGAAGGAGCTGTCTGAGCAGCGGCAACGTCGACAAGAAGAGTGGGATAAAGTTCGTACTGCAGACCAACCAGAAg AATGTCCAGAAGAGGAGTATGACCCTCGCTCACTTTTTGAAAAACTCCAAGAGCAGAAAGACAAGAAGCAGTCAGAATATGAAGAGCAGTTCAAATTTA AAAACATGATAAGGGGAGTTGATGACGAGGAGTCCAAATTCTTGAATGAAGTTGCTGAAAGACAAATGAAGGTTCAGGCTCAGAGAATGTCAGAAGAGAAGCAAATCATCAATGAATACAAG GAATTAGTCGTGAACAGTACAGTACCAGTGACAAGCAGAGAGGCGTCCCAGTCAGGTGAAAGGAAAGTACAGACAGGAAACAAGAGAAGTCAAGCAAGTCTCTTAGCTGGTGCAGTCAAGAGAAAGAG GCCACCTTCTACAGATGAGTCCAAATCCCCTGAAGGCTCTGCAGCCACAAGCTCAAAGAATAATGGATCCTCTAAAGCAACAGGAACTTCTTCATCTGACGACAGCTCTAATGATCAAAGTTCAAAGGACAGTACTGGTGAAGTTCAAGGAGTCCAGTGTATTGCAGTTCTTCCAGGGATTGGGTCATATTCAAACAGCAGCGAAGATTCCGACTCGGACAGTAGTGATTCAGAAGGAGTCGAACTGATGAAGACAGTGTTCCATAAAGGCACATCCAGACACAAATGTGATTCAAAATGA